Proteins from one Microcaecilia unicolor chromosome 2, aMicUni1.1, whole genome shotgun sequence genomic window:
- the LOC115462696 gene encoding POU domain, class 4, transcription factor 2-like isoform X1: MMMMSLNSGKQAFSVSHGSSLHEPKYLALHSPSLPPPSSSPGRGSSGAGGTAGTGGGGGAAGGGGGAGGGGSGSGTTEAMRRACLPTPPSNIFGGLDESLLARAEALAAVDIVSQNKSHHHHHHHHHQPPHHSPFKPDATYHTMNSIPCTSSASSGSSVTITHPSAVAGGHHHHHHHHHHHQGHQALEGELLDHITPGLALGAMTGPDVSVVSTPAHPHMASMNPMHQAALSMAHAHGLPSHMGCMTDVDADPRDLEAFAERFKQRRIKLGVTQADVGSALANLKIPGVGSLSQSTICRFESLTLSHNNMIALKPILQAWLEEAEKSHREKLTKPELFNGAEKKRKRTSIAAPEKRSLEAYFAIQPRPSSEKIAAIAEKLDLKKNVVRVWFCNQRQKQKRMKYSAGI; the protein is encoded by the exons ATGATGATGATGTCCTTGAACAGCGGCAAGCAGGCGTTCAGCGTGTCTCACGGCAGCAGCCTGCACGAGCCCAAGTACTTGGCGCTTCACTCGCCGTCGCTTCCTCCGCCCAGCAGCTCCCCGGGCAGGGGCAGCAGTGGCGCCGGCGGCACTGCCGGCaccgggggaggagggggagcggcggggggcggcggcggcgcaggaggaggaggaagtggcagCGGGACCACAGAGGCCATGAGGCGAGCCTGTCTCCCGACTCCGCCG AGCAATATATTCGGGGGTCTGGATGAGAGTTTGCTGGCCCGCGCTGAAGCTCTGGCAGCGGTGGACATCGTTTCTCAGAACAagagccaccaccaccatcaccaccaccaccaccaacctccTCACCACAGCCCCTTCAAGCCGGACGCCACTTACCACACTATGAACTCCATCCCTTGCACCTCCTCGGCTTCTTCGGGTTCCTCGGTGACCATCACCCACCCGTCCGCTGTGGCAGGaggtcaccaccaccaccatcatcaccaccaccaccatcaaggTCATCAAGCACTggaaggggagctgctggatcacATAACCCCTGGCCTAGCCCTTGGGGCCATGACGGGACCCGACGTCTCAGTGGTGTCCACGCCAGCTCACCCTCACATGGCCAGCATGAACCCTATGCACCAGGCAGCCCTGAGTATGGCCCACGCCCACGGGCTGCCCTCTCACATGGGTTGCATGACCGACGTGGATGCCGACCCCCGGGATTTGGAAGCTTTCGCCGAGAGGTTCAAGCAGAGGAGGATCAAGCTCGGGGTGACCCAAGCTGATGTAGGTTCAGCCTTGGCCAACTTAAAGATCCCGGGAGTGGGTTCCCTCAGCCAGAGCACCATCTGTAGGTTCGAATCCCTCACCCTTTCCCACAATAACATGATCGCCCTAAAGCCCATCTTGCAAGCCTGGCTGGAAGAAGCTGAGAAATCTCACCGAGAGAAGCTCACCAAGCCCGAGCTCTTCAACGGGGCAGAGAAGAAAAGGAAACGCACTTCCATCGCTGCCCCGGAAAAGAGGTCGCTGGAAGCCTACTTTGCAATCCAGCCTCGCCCTTCTTCTGAGAAAATAGCGGCTATCGCTGAGAAATTGGACCTGAAAAAGAACGTGGTCCGGGTGTGGTTCTGCAACCAGAGGCAAAAGCAAAAAAGAATGAAATATTCCGCTGGGATTTAG
- the LOC115462696 gene encoding POU domain, class 4, transcription factor 2-like isoform X2, which translates to MMSLNSGKQAFSVSHGSSLHEPKYLALHSPGTTEAMRRACLPTPPVIMCAFYLQLQSNIFGGLDESLLARAEALAAVDIVSQNKSHHHHHHHHHQPPHHSPFKPDATYHTMNSIPCTSSASSGSSVTITHPSAVAGGHHHHHHHHHHHQGHQALEGELLDHITPGLALGAMTGPDVSVVSTPAHPHMASMNPMHQAALSMAHAHGLPSHMGCMTDVDADPRDLEAFAERFKQRRIKLGVTQADVGSALANLKIPGVGSLSQSTICRFESLTLSHNNMIALKPILQAWLEEAEKSHREKLTKPELFNGAEKKRKRTSIAAPEKRSLEAYFAIQPRPSSEKIAAIAEKLDLKKNVVRVWFCNQRQKQKRMKYSAGI; encoded by the exons ATGATGTCCTTGAACAGCGGCAAGCAGGCGTTCAGCGTGTCTCACGGCAGCAGCCTGCACGAGCCCAAGTACTTGGCGCTTCACTCGCC CGGGACCACAGAGGCCATGAGGCGAGCCTGTCTCCCGACTCCGCCGGTAA TAATGTGTGCCTTCTATTTGCAATTGCAGAGCAATATATTCGGGGGTCTGGATGAGAGTTTGCTGGCCCGCGCTGAAGCTCTGGCAGCGGTGGACATCGTTTCTCAGAACAagagccaccaccaccatcaccaccaccaccaccaacctccTCACCACAGCCCCTTCAAGCCGGACGCCACTTACCACACTATGAACTCCATCCCTTGCACCTCCTCGGCTTCTTCGGGTTCCTCGGTGACCATCACCCACCCGTCCGCTGTGGCAGGaggtcaccaccaccaccatcatcaccaccaccaccatcaaggTCATCAAGCACTggaaggggagctgctggatcacATAACCCCTGGCCTAGCCCTTGGGGCCATGACGGGACCCGACGTCTCAGTGGTGTCCACGCCAGCTCACCCTCACATGGCCAGCATGAACCCTATGCACCAGGCAGCCCTGAGTATGGCCCACGCCCACGGGCTGCCCTCTCACATGGGTTGCATGACCGACGTGGATGCCGACCCCCGGGATTTGGAAGCTTTCGCCGAGAGGTTCAAGCAGAGGAGGATCAAGCTCGGGGTGACCCAAGCTGATGTAGGTTCAGCCTTGGCCAACTTAAAGATCCCGGGAGTGGGTTCCCTCAGCCAGAGCACCATCTGTAGGTTCGAATCCCTCACCCTTTCCCACAATAACATGATCGCCCTAAAGCCCATCTTGCAAGCCTGGCTGGAAGAAGCTGAGAAATCTCACCGAGAGAAGCTCACCAAGCCCGAGCTCTTCAACGGGGCAGAGAAGAAAAGGAAACGCACTTCCATCGCTGCCCCGGAAAAGAGGTCGCTGGAAGCCTACTTTGCAATCCAGCCTCGCCCTTCTTCTGAGAAAATAGCGGCTATCGCTGAGAAATTGGACCTGAAAAAGAACGTGGTCCGGGTGTGGTTCTGCAACCAGAGGCAAAAGCAAAAAAGAATGAAATATTCCGCTGGGATTTAG